TTGAATTCCAGATAGGCTTCGCGCACGGCGTACTTGCCGACGGTGGCATTGCCGGCCAGGTCCGTCGAGTAGCCCGATTGCTCGAACTGGCCCGGACGGTCGTAGCCGCGGACGGACCGGTGCTCGAGGCCCGCCGCCACGCCGATCGGGCCGGCCGGCAGGTCGAACAGTTCGCCGGTGATGTCGGCGGTGGCGCTGTTGACGGTCGAGCCGTACGTCGCCTGGCCGGTCGACATCACATAGGCCAGCGCCGCCGGCGTCGACGCCGACGGGCCGCCCAGGATATTGAACGGCACGCACTGGCTCAGCGCCACCGGATTCGCGGCCGTGCCGCACTGCACGATGCCCGCCGCATTGATGAACGACGGGCCGAGGGCCTTCTTGAGGTTCAGCAGGTTCAGGTTACCGGTCGACAGCACCGAGCCCGTGGTGGCGCTGTGGTTATAGCCGACGTTCCAGTTCCACGCCTTGCCCAGCACGCCGACATCGCCTTCCACGCCCGCCTCGATGTGCACGGTGCGGTTCTCGTTCTCGGCCGTGCGCGGGACTTCGCTCGTGCGGCGGTAAAAGAACAGATCCTGGCCCGGGTATGGGTTGTAGTAGCTGTCCTTGTCGATATAGACCGGGTACTTGCTCTGGGTGGCAGAGTTCAGCGGATAGCCGGCGGCCTGGCGGAACGACGTGCGGTCCGCGAACATCGCGGTGGTCGTGAACCGCATGTCGTGCGGCAGGGTGAGGCGGCCTTTCGTGAAGACGGACGTCAGCCGGGCCGGCGGCAAGTACACCATCTGGTCCGACGAGTTGAACGTGTCGGCGTCGGCGCCGGCATAGTTGTGATAGTTGTTCGGATCGCGCGCGTTGGCACCGGTGCCGTCGCCCAGGTAGGAACCCGTGTGGTTCAGGATCTTGTTGAATCCGGTGGCGCCGCCGCCGGCGTTCACCTGGCGGATGCGGCCCCACGGGCTCGCGCCGAAACCGGCGTTCAGGTGGTTCGGGCCGTAGCTGGCGGCCGTCACTGCGCGGTCCTTCGCCCACACGACGCCGTCCTCGGTGTATGTCAGGCCGACCATCATGTTGGCCCGGTCGTCGCCCGCGCCGTAGGAAAGCGAATAATCCTTCTTCCTGCCGTCGCCTTTCTCGTTCCGGCCGCCGTACAGGCTGAGCAGGCCGCCCTGCATGGTCTTCTTGAGGATCACGTTGACGACGCCGGCGATCGCATCCGAGCCGTAGATCGACGACGCGCCGTCCTTGAGGACTTCGATGCGCTCGATCATGGCCGACGGGATGGTCGACATGTCGGTATAGCCGGCGACGGTCTGCGTCCAGCGCTTGCCGTCGACCAGCACCAGCAGCCGGTTCGACCCCAGGTTGCGCATATTGATGAACTGGCCGCCCTGTTCGCGGTTCGACGTCAGGGTGGCCCCTTTCGAGAAGGCCGGGGTACCGGCGGCCGACAGGTTGTTGATGATGTCGCCGACGGTGACGAGACCCGTTTTCTGGATCTGGTCCTGGGTGATCACCTGGACCGGTTGCGCCGTTTCCAGGTCGACCTGGCGGATCCGCGAGCCCGTCACTTCGACGCGCTGCAATACGTCCGCCGTCTGTGCATGCGCGATGCCCGCCATCGCGTTCACGGCGACGGCGACGGCCATGGCGGTCTTGGTATGTTGTTGCATGGAATCTCCGATAAGGCGCGGCTATTGGCGCACAGCAAGCCATACGCTGGCTGTATCGGAGTATTTTGTATTGAGAAATATCAATACGAAAATATGTTAGTAGAGAAATGTTGACTAAAAACAACGTCCTCGCGTCTAAACGTGGAAGCAGTCGTGCCACAGCCGCACGACGACGTCCGCATGCTTCGCGACGAGGCTGCGTTCCACGCGGGCGTTTTCCTGGCCTTGCAGGCGCACCTGGTGCTGCAGCTTGCGCATCGCGCGGTAGGCGCTGGAGGCGCCGTCGGCGAGGCCGGTATCGATCAGGCCCAGCTGGCCGCACAGCTTCAGCAGCGCGATGTTGCCGACGTTCGCCGTCAGCTGCGGATACGCGCAAGCATGGCGCAGCACGAGGTATTGGACGATGAATTCGATGTCGATCATGCCGCCTTCATCGTGCTTGAGGTCGAAACGCTCGTCACGCGGTGGGTGGGCGTCGCGCATGCGCTGGCGCATCTTGACGACTTCGTCGCGCAATTCGGCCTCGCGGCCAGATCGGTCCTGGCGCAGCACCTGTTCGCGGATCGCCTCGAAACGCTTGCCGATGGCGGCATCGCCGGCGCAGAAGCGGGCGCGCGTGAGGGCCTGGTGTTCCCACAGCCACGCGGACGATTGCTGGTAGCGTTCGAACGCGGACACGGACGACACCAGCATGCCGGACGCGCCGTCCGGCCGCAGCGCCGTGTCGATGTCGAACAGGATGCCGGCCGGGGTATGCGTCGTCATCCACGTGATGAAGCGCTGGGCCAGCTTGGCATAGTTGGACGGCGCCATGTCGTCGTCGTCGTCGAACAGGAAGATCACATCCAGGTCGGACACATAGCCCAGTTCCTTGCCGCCCAGCTTGCCGTAGGCGATGACGGCGAATTGCGGCACCTCGCGGTGGCGCGACGCGATGGTGCGCCAGGCGCGGCGCACGACTTCGCACACGATCAGGTCGGCCAGCGCCGACAGGTGGTCGGCCAGGCGCTCGACGGACAGTTCGCCCGCGAGATCCAGCGCCAGCAGGCGGAACATCTGGGCGTGGTGGGCTTCGCGCAGGATGTCGAGCTGGCGCTCGGTGTCGCCGGCGGCCGCGTCGAGCTGGGCCGCGAGGCTGCTGGCCAGCGCCGGCAGATCCTCGGCGGCATTGCCGCGGTCGTCCAGCAGCTCGTCCAGCAGGATCGGGTGCTGGGTGAGGAAGGTCGCGGCCCAGCCGGACGCGTTGATCATGCGCAGCACCCGCTCCAGCGTGTGTGGATATTCCGTCAGCAGCGACAGGTAGGCGGAGCGGCGCGCGATGGCTTCGAAGAAATCGAGCAGGCGGCCCAGGGTGGCCGCCTGGCTGCCGAGCCCGGCGTCGGCGACGACGAGGGGAATCTGTGTCAGCGCCGTGTTCACGAGCGCGACGAGGCGGTGGCGGCTCGTTTCCGGCAAGGTCTGCAGCCGGGGCGCCTGCCACGTGGCGACGAGGCGGTTCGCGGCCGCCTGCGGATCGTCGAAGCCGAGGCTCGCCAGGCGGTCGGCGATGGCGTCGCGGTTGTCGGGATCGGAGAGCAGGGCATCCGGATCGACGGGCTCGGCGCCCGCCGCCTTGTCGGCGAAGATCGCGTCGAACTGGGCGGCGACGAACACGCGCCAGCTGTCCAGCCGGGCCAGCAGTTCGGCCTCGTCGGCCATGCCCATCATGCGCGCCACGGTGTGCTTGTCCTCGGGCGACACCGGCATGGTATGCGTCTGGGCATCTTCCAGGTATTGCAGGCGGTGCTCCAGGTTGCGCAGGAATGAATATGCCTCGAGCAATTGCTCGACGGTGTCGCCGGCCAGCAGTTCGCGTTCGGCCAACAGGCGCAGCGTCTTGCGCGTGGAGCGCTCGCGCAGGGCCGGGTCGCGGCCGCCGCGGATCAGCTGGAACACCTGCGCCAGGAACTCGATCTCGCGGATGCCGCCGCGGCCCAGCTTGACGTTCTGGTTGCGTTCCGGATGCAGGCGCTCCTGGCGGTTGACCTCGGCGCGGATCTGGGCGTGCATGGTGCGGATCGCGTCGATCACGCCGAAGTCGAGGTAGCGCCGGAACACGAACGGCCGCACGACGGCGTCGAGGGCCGCGATGTCGGCCGGATCGCCGGTGACCGCGCGCGCCTTGACCCAGGCATAACGTTCCCATTCGCGCCCCTGTACGATCAGGTAGTCCTCGACCATGTTCAGGCTCGCCACGAGCGGACCCGACTTGCCATTTGGACGCAGCGCCATGTCGACGCGGAACGTAAAACCGTCTTCCGTCACTTCGGACAGTGCGGCGATCAGCTTGCGGCCCAGGCGCACGAAGAATTCGTGATTCGACAGCGATTTCCGGCCGGGGCCGGCGCGGGTGTCGCCGTCCTCGGGGTAGACGAAGATGAGGTCGATGTCGGACGAGACGTTCAGTTCGCCGCCGCCGTGCTTGCCCATCGCCAGCACCATCATCTGCTGGGCGCGGCCCGACTCGGCGCCGATCGGCTCGCCGTGCAGCGCGGTCATCTCGGCCATGAGCTCGGCCAGGTGGGTCTGGACGGCGAAGTCGGCGAAGCGGCTCATCGCCGTGACGACTTCGTCGAGGTCGGCCTGGCCGTCGAGGTCGCGCCGGATGATGGCGCAGATGAGCAGGTTGCGCAGGCGGCGCATCGCCCGTACCGTCGGGAGCACCGAACCGTTCGGACCGAGCGCGGCTTCGGCCTTCAGCGCTGCGCCGAAATCGAGGGAGGCCAGCGATAATGCAGACAGGGTATCGACGCGTCCGGCACGGGCCGGGTCGGCGGCGAGCCAGCGTTGGTAAAAGCGCGACGTTTGCGCCAGGGACTGCGGGGAAGCTTCGAGCATAGGGCGAATTCCAGACGAGTTGTGCGTTTCGGGACGCTTGCTATGGGGTAAAATTGCCCGCCATGCTGCCCTGGGTCAGCGTGATGGTAAGGTAGACGCCGCGGATGTTGCAAGCGCTCTCTTATTTACAGATTAACAATAAGGCATCTCGAAAACCGTCGTGAGCGGCAGCAGATTTGGCGGAGAAGCGCAGCTGTACGAATGTACAGCGAGCATCGCAGGCCGCATCTGCAACGCGCAACAGGTTTGCGACTGCCTGATTTTCGGCGAGCCTTTTGAGCCTTTTGATGCACAACCCGGAACCGCAGGCGCAGCGCGAGCACGACGCGCACGAGCAGGCGCATCCCCACGGACACGCGCATGAGCACGCGCACGTCCCCCTGGCGGAGCGCTGGTCCCGTGCACGCGCCTGCTACCGCTATGCCAACCTGGCATCGCATCACGTGCTCGGCTTTACCATCAAGGCCGTCCTGCTCGTCTACTTCGCGTTCATGCTGCTGTTCCTGGTCCTGCGCTACGCGGTCCTGCCGAACATCGACATTTATAAACCGGACATCGAACGGGCCGCCAGCCGCGCGCTCGGCAACCAGGTGACCATCGCCCGCGTCTACGCGTCGTGGCGCGGCCTGCATCCGAATCTGTACCTCGGCGACCTGCGCCTGCACGACCGCGCCGGGCGCCAGCTGCTGGCGCTGCCGTCCGTATCGGCCACGTTGTCGTGGTGGTCGGTGGTGGCGGCCGAGCCGCGCTTCGAGGCGCTGGAAATCAACCGGCCGGAACTGGACGTGCGCCGCGGTGTCGACGGCGTCATCGCCGTGGCCGGCGTGCGTATCGACTTGAACAAGAAGGAAGAGGGCGGCGGGGCCGACTGGCTGCTGCGCCAGCACGAGGTCGTGATCCGCGAAGGCCGCCTGTCCTGGACGGACGAGCTGCGCGGCGCGCCGACGCTGGCGTTGTCGGACGTGACCCTCGTGCTGCAGAACCGCTGGACGACGCACCGCTTCGCCCTGAAAGCCGCGCCGCCTCCCGGCGCCGGCGACCCGCTCGACCTGCGCGCGCGTTTCTCGCATCCGCCGTTCGGCACCAAGCCGTCCGACGCGCGGCGCTGGAAAGGGCAGGTGTACGCCGACCTGCGCAACACCGATCTGGCCGCCTGGAAGCAGTACGTCGATTACCCGTTCACCCTGCAGCAGGGCCGCGGCTCGGTGCGCGCCTGGCTCGACTTCGACCATGCGCGCCTGGCCGGTTTCACCGCCGACCTCGCGCTGGCCGGCGTCAGCGCGCGCCTCGGGCCGGACACGCCGCCGCTGGCGCTGGCGCGCGTGTCGGGCCGGCTGTCGGCCAGCGAGACCATCGCCCCGAACGTGGACGACGGCAAGCCGACCTTCGGCGCGCTGGGCCACACCATCGGCCTGGAAAACTTTGCCGCCGTCACGGACGACGGCGTCGTGCTGCCGCCGGCCACGTTGACGGAATCCTGGCACCCGGCCACGCGCACCCAGCCCGAGCGCTTCGAAGTGCGCGCCGAGCAGCTGGACGTGGGCGCGCTGGCCGCGCTGGCCGTGCAGCTCCCGATCGCACCGTCCCAACGGCAGTTGCTGACGGAACTGGCGCCGCACGGCCGCGTCAACGACGCCAACGTCGAATGGCAGGGCCGCTTCCCGCACGTCACGGGCTACCGCGTGCGCGGCGAGGTCGCGAACCTGGGCATGAACCCGCTGGCGGCGCGCGCCGAACTGGCCGCGACGGACGGCCAGCCCGCCCAGGCCGCACGGCCGGCGCTGCCGGGTTTCAAGAACCTGTCGGGCCGCATCGATGCGAGCGACCACGGCGGCAGCGTCGACATCGATTCCGACAAGCTCGTGCTGGCCCTGCCGGCCTGGTTCGCCGATCCCGAGATGCCGTTCGACCAGATGGCCTTGCACGCGCGCTGGACTTTCCTCCGGGACGACCAGCTGGCCGTCGACGTCGACAGCATGAACCTGTCCCGGGGCGCGCTGACGGCGAGCCTGACCGGCCGCCACGTGCTGCCTTTGACGGCAGGGAAGGGGCCGGGCAGCGCCGACTTCACGGGCACGGTCGACAATGTCGAGATCGCGAACATCAAACGCTGGCTGCCGCTGGCGACCCCGGAAGGCCTGCGCGAATGGCTGACGGGCGCGCTGCAGGGCGGCACCCTGCACGACGCGCGCCTGCGCCTGCGCGGCGACCTGG
This genomic stretch from Massilia putida harbors:
- a CDS encoding TonB-dependent receptor plug domain-containing protein, encoding MQQHTKTAMAVAVAVNAMAGIAHAQTADVLQRVEVTGSRIRQVDLETAQPVQVITQDQIQKTGLVTVGDIINNLSAAGTPAFSKGATLTSNREQGGQFINMRNLGSNRLLVLVDGKRWTQTVAGYTDMSTIPSAMIERIEVLKDGASSIYGSDAIAGVVNVILKKTMQGGLLSLYGGRNEKGDGRKKDYSLSYGAGDDRANMMVGLTYTEDGVVWAKDRAVTAASYGPNHLNAGFGASPWGRIRQVNAGGGATGFNKILNHTGSYLGDGTGANARDPNNYHNYAGADADTFNSSDQMVYLPPARLTSVFTKGRLTLPHDMRFTTTAMFADRTSFRQAAGYPLNSATQSKYPVYIDKDSYYNPYPGQDLFFYRRTSEVPRTAENENRTVHIEAGVEGDVGVLGKAWNWNVGYNHSATTGSVLSTGNLNLLNLKKALGPSFINAAGIVQCGTAANPVALSQCVPFNILGGPSASTPAALAYVMSTGQATYGSTVNSATADITGELFDLPAGPIGVAAGLEHRSVRGYDRPGQFEQSGYSTDLAGNATVGKYAVREAYLEFNVPLLKNKPFAQLLSVDIASRYSDYSNFGNTTNSKASVMWKPVRDLLARGTYAQGFRAPTLSDTFGGGQQAYDSYLDACDSKYGEAARNPAAAARCAAAGVPAGFRQLNQAGSPVPAGGAQTPVPFNAGAGNDSLQPETATTKTAGLVYSPGWLNGASVALDWFDIHVKNRITAVTATYEINQCYVGGVQAFCDRIKRDPATGMIASLSRGNANLGELRTRGVDLTVAYRFPRTAAGQFNVRSESTYTDTFRIKSNATANWENDAGEFTYNRVKSNLTLDWNLGNWSATLASRYYSGVKVHCWSAANNEECSNPNDPASWGTGYTKLGAMVYSDLSIGYALPWKAKLLAGANNVFDRKPRIVYDANSSFANGTSSSSSVDPQMPIDRLFYLRYNQSF
- the glnE gene encoding bifunctional [glutamate--ammonia ligase]-adenylyl-L-tyrosine phosphorylase/[glutamate--ammonia-ligase] adenylyltransferase, coding for MLEASPQSLAQTSRFYQRWLAADPARAGRVDTLSALSLASLDFGAALKAEAALGPNGSVLPTVRAMRRLRNLLICAIIRRDLDGQADLDEVVTAMSRFADFAVQTHLAELMAEMTALHGEPIGAESGRAQQMMVLAMGKHGGGELNVSSDIDLIFVYPEDGDTRAGPGRKSLSNHEFFVRLGRKLIAALSEVTEDGFTFRVDMALRPNGKSGPLVASLNMVEDYLIVQGREWERYAWVKARAVTGDPADIAALDAVVRPFVFRRYLDFGVIDAIRTMHAQIRAEVNRQERLHPERNQNVKLGRGGIREIEFLAQVFQLIRGGRDPALRERSTRKTLRLLAERELLAGDTVEQLLEAYSFLRNLEHRLQYLEDAQTHTMPVSPEDKHTVARMMGMADEAELLARLDSWRVFVAAQFDAIFADKAAGAEPVDPDALLSDPDNRDAIADRLASLGFDDPQAAANRLVATWQAPRLQTLPETSRHRLVALVNTALTQIPLVVADAGLGSQAATLGRLLDFFEAIARRSAYLSLLTEYPHTLERVLRMINASGWAATFLTQHPILLDELLDDRGNAAEDLPALASSLAAQLDAAAGDTERQLDILREAHHAQMFRLLALDLAGELSVERLADHLSALADLIVCEVVRRAWRTIASRHREVPQFAVIAYGKLGGKELGYVSDLDVIFLFDDDDDMAPSNYAKLAQRFITWMTTHTPAGILFDIDTALRPDGASGMLVSSVSAFERYQQSSAWLWEHQALTRARFCAGDAAIGKRFEAIREQVLRQDRSGREAELRDEVVKMRQRMRDAHPPRDERFDLKHDEGGMIDIEFIVQYLVLRHACAYPQLTANVGNIALLKLCGQLGLIDTGLADGASSAYRAMRKLQHQVRLQGQENARVERSLVAKHADVVVRLWHDCFHV